In a single window of the Nocardiopsis composta genome:
- a CDS encoding DNA translocase FtsK, with product MLFIWLGRALLLVWRLLAHTVGGIARAAGRSARDLDPDLRRDGLGLVLLAAGLLIAAAVWWDTQGPLPEVTRTVVVGAFGTFSPVLPLLFLPFAWRLMRTPGSGRTDVGRLFIGSAALLAGLLGLIHIGHGIPWPSDGQEAIQRAGGMIGFAASGPLSSLITPWVTGVLLGMLMVFGLLVVTATPVHRIPERMRQLFGGLMAPDGGPSSGLGILGEEEPAKPKRKPRAKAAEPAVEEPVGGENERPYDTPVVAPEPQPKAKAKTPPPPPEPTPPPAESEQLSIPSRVIEGDYELPAPALLKPGTPPKPRTRANDEVVEALTGVMEQFNIDAEVTGFTRGPTVTRYEIELGPAVKVEKVTALTKNISLAVKSADVRIQSPIPGKSAIGVEIPNTDKDIVSLGDVMRSTAATSDDHPMLVGLGKDVEGSNVVANLAKMPHVLVAGATGAGKSTCINGLITSIMMRATPDEVRLILVDPKRVELTMYEGIPHLITPIITSPKKAADALQWVVGEMDRRYDDLAASGYRHVDDFNAAVRKGKLTAPPGSEREYEPYPYLLVIVDELADLMMVAPRDVEDSVVRITQLARAAGIHLVLATQRPSVDVVTGLIKANVPSRLAFATSSLSDSRVILDQPGAEKLVGKGDALFLPMGAGKPIRLQNAWVSEKEIRQIVEHCKKQAEPSYREDVGTAEAKKKEIDEEVGDDLELLVQAIELVVTTQFGSTSMLQRKLRVGFAKAGRLMDLMESRDVVGPSEGSKARDVLVQPDDLPGVLAELRGGG from the coding sequence ATGCTGTTCATCTGGCTCGGCCGCGCCCTGCTGCTGGTGTGGCGGCTGCTCGCGCACACCGTCGGCGGCATCGCCCGCGCCGCCGGGCGCAGCGCCCGCGACCTCGACCCGGACCTGCGCCGGGACGGTCTGGGCCTGGTGCTGCTGGCCGCCGGCCTGCTCATCGCGGCCGCGGTGTGGTGGGACACCCAGGGCCCGCTGCCCGAGGTCACCCGGACGGTGGTGGTCGGCGCCTTCGGCACCTTCTCCCCGGTGCTGCCGCTGCTCTTCCTGCCGTTCGCCTGGCGCCTGATGCGCACCCCCGGCAGCGGCCGGACCGACGTGGGGCGGCTGTTCATCGGCTCGGCCGCGCTGCTGGCCGGGCTGCTCGGGCTGATCCACATCGGGCACGGCATCCCCTGGCCGTCCGACGGCCAGGAGGCCATCCAGCGCGCCGGCGGCATGATCGGCTTCGCCGCCTCCGGCCCGCTGAGCTCGCTGATCACCCCCTGGGTCACCGGGGTGCTGCTGGGCATGCTGATGGTCTTCGGCCTGCTGGTGGTCACCGCCACCCCGGTGCACCGGATCCCGGAGCGGATGCGCCAGCTGTTCGGCGGCCTGATGGCGCCGGACGGCGGGCCCAGCTCCGGGCTGGGCATCCTCGGCGAGGAGGAGCCGGCCAAACCCAAGCGCAAGCCCCGGGCCAAGGCGGCCGAGCCTGCGGTCGAGGAGCCGGTCGGCGGGGAGAACGAGCGCCCCTACGACACCCCGGTGGTGGCGCCCGAGCCGCAGCCCAAGGCGAAGGCGAAGACGCCGCCTCCGCCGCCGGAGCCCACCCCGCCGCCGGCCGAGTCCGAGCAGCTGTCCATTCCGTCCCGGGTGATCGAGGGCGACTACGAGCTGCCGGCCCCGGCGCTGCTCAAGCCGGGCACCCCGCCCAAGCCGCGGACCCGGGCCAACGACGAGGTGGTCGAGGCGCTCACCGGGGTCATGGAGCAGTTCAACATCGACGCCGAGGTCACCGGGTTCACCCGCGGGCCGACGGTCACCCGGTACGAGATCGAGCTGGGCCCCGCGGTCAAGGTGGAGAAGGTCACCGCGCTCACCAAGAACATCTCGCTCGCGGTGAAGAGCGCGGACGTGCGGATCCAGTCGCCGATCCCGGGCAAGTCCGCGATCGGCGTGGAGATCCCCAACACCGACAAGGACATCGTCAGCCTCGGCGACGTGATGCGCTCCACCGCGGCCACCAGCGACGACCACCCGATGCTGGTCGGGCTGGGCAAGGACGTCGAGGGCTCCAACGTGGTGGCCAACCTCGCGAAGATGCCGCACGTGCTGGTCGCCGGCGCCACCGGCGCGGGCAAGTCGACCTGCATCAACGGGCTGATCACCTCGATCATGATGCGGGCCACCCCGGACGAGGTGCGGCTGATCCTGGTCGACCCCAAGCGGGTCGAGCTCACCATGTACGAGGGCATCCCGCACCTGATCACCCCGATCATCACCAGCCCGAAGAAGGCCGCCGACGCGCTGCAGTGGGTGGTCGGCGAGATGGACCGCCGCTACGACGACCTGGCGGCCTCCGGCTACCGGCACGTGGACGACTTCAACGCGGCGGTGCGCAAGGGCAAGCTCACCGCCCCGCCGGGCAGCGAGCGGGAGTACGAGCCCTACCCCTACCTGCTGGTCATCGTGGACGAGCTGGCCGACCTGATGATGGTGGCCCCGCGCGACGTCGAGGACTCGGTGGTGCGGATCACCCAGCTGGCCCGCGCGGCCGGCATCCACCTGGTGCTGGCCACCCAGCGGCCCAGCGTCGACGTGGTCACCGGCCTGATCAAGGCGAACGTGCCCTCCCGGCTGGCGTTCGCCACCTCCAGCCTCTCCGACAGCCGGGTCATCCTGGACCAGCCCGGCGCGGAGAAGCTGGTCGGCAAGGGCGACGCGCTCTTCCTGCCGATGGGCGCCGGCAAGCCCATCCGGCTGCAGAACGCCTGGGTCTCGGAGAAGGAGATCCGGCAGATCGTCGAGCACTGCAAGAAGCAGGCCGAGCCGAGCTACCGGGAGGACGTCGGCACCGCCGAGGCGAAGAAGAAGGAGATCGACGAGGAGGTCGGCGACGACCTGGAGCTGCTGGTCCAGGCGATCGAGCTGGTGGTCACCACCCAGTTCGGCTCCACCTCGATGCTCCAGCGCAAGCTGCGGGTCGGGTTCGCCAAGGCCGGCCGGCTGATGGACCTGATGGAGAGCCGCGACGTGGTCGGCCCCAGCGAGGGCTCCAAGGCGCGCGACGTCCTGGTCCAGCCGGACGACCTGCCGGGCGTGCTGGCGGAGCTGCGCGGCGGCGGCTGA
- a CDS encoding RodZ domain-containing protein — protein sequence MSTIGQILTAARDRAGYTIAELSARTCIRDIVLNGMEHDDFGPCGGDFYARGHIKAVCRELGVDPTELVARYDAEYSSGAASPLGEGGRPARPVRGGARANADPPRRPDGADGAQESGDGRPQRRGLFAPLRSAMAEAVGAFTAETAEAPDARQDRRSAPGDRRPDAGYPEYPVEAPRQEQRPDPALPAEGRAGEPGPEPAPYLHGYREEGAGPEAPYPAEGYRGEPCPQVEPYPEEHRPEQAWPEPGRPVQEYPEEDGYGRQAARPVPFGEAPGPAARPEEAAAFAEPQERTGAAEPRFGAEAGRAEWAARPEEAAPQAAPAEPYGAAPEAAAEFWPAPGHGAGGPVPDSAEHPGPAAAEEAADRPAPLPDTEPWDPFPGVASENGMQEPAADAAEEYGEASLRGAPQLPGPDAGREDADEGRDRPPINLETAGLGAFRSRRRSAGGILGEGVARPEPEHREVPAAEHAVPERPEADPPPAEGPEPDLPAAEHPAAEEQVAAAGALPADGFGRRGSVPVDQPAPDEYGQPVAGGAAGCREPYRDARRPHPEGPGMPERPVPQQAPAGGADRLGAAAGGNRAGRPGRAGSTGRPIEPGLAIHEVLGLPAPESGGSGTGGFRRSGSSARRPAAAEPPAAQVPAPRDARGAEQARTGAAPAALRAASPWSGLGLAGDGTVLTAAAGDWEYAAPFPPGQGRPEEDGAPIDGRGELGASTERPGWLRRNWPLGVAACLVAAAVIAGIRAWPEGGIQEVREAGIEQDAGERAEEAAGEGAADRAEGAGRGAAEEGGAGAAGTAAKEHAALREQEPQQATDTTQARQRAEEVRVELHATERTWVEVTDARGAVVYTGTVPQGASREWADDDELNLHLGDPSSVRVAVNGEERQNGRLTRLTFRADELAP from the coding sequence ATGAGCACGATCGGACAGATCCTGACCGCGGCCCGTGACCGGGCCGGGTACACCATCGCCGAGCTGAGCGCCCGCACCTGCATCAGGGACATCGTCCTGAACGGCATGGAGCACGACGACTTCGGCCCGTGCGGCGGAGACTTCTACGCCAGGGGGCACATCAAGGCGGTCTGCCGGGAGCTCGGCGTCGACCCGACCGAACTGGTCGCGCGGTACGACGCGGAGTACTCCTCAGGGGCGGCCTCGCCGTTGGGCGAAGGGGGGCGGCCGGCCCGGCCGGTCCGCGGAGGGGCGCGCGCCAACGCCGACCCTCCGCGCCGCCCGGACGGCGCGGACGGCGCTCAGGAGAGCGGCGACGGCCGCCCGCAGCGCCGCGGCCTGTTCGCCCCGCTGCGCTCCGCGATGGCCGAGGCGGTCGGCGCCTTCACCGCGGAGACCGCGGAGGCCCCGGACGCCCGGCAGGACCGGCGGAGCGCCCCGGGGGATCGCCGGCCGGACGCCGGGTACCCCGAGTACCCGGTCGAGGCGCCCCGGCAGGAGCAGCGGCCGGACCCCGCCCTCCCGGCGGAGGGGCGCGCCGGGGAGCCAGGGCCGGAGCCCGCCCCGTACCTGCACGGGTACCGCGAGGAAGGCGCCGGACCGGAGGCCCCCTACCCGGCGGAGGGCTACCGCGGGGAGCCCTGCCCTCAGGTCGAGCCGTATCCGGAGGAGCACCGGCCGGAGCAGGCGTGGCCGGAACCCGGTCGGCCGGTACAGGAGTACCCGGAAGAGGACGGGTACGGGCGGCAGGCCGCCCGCCCCGTCCCGTTCGGCGAGGCCCCCGGGCCCGCCGCCCGCCCCGAGGAGGCGGCGGCGTTCGCGGAGCCGCAGGAGCGGACCGGAGCCGCCGAGCCGCGGTTCGGCGCCGAGGCCGGTCGCGCGGAGTGGGCCGCCCGCCCCGAGGAGGCGGCCCCGCAGGCCGCTCCGGCCGAGCCGTACGGCGCCGCCCCGGAGGCGGCCGCGGAGTTCTGGCCCGCCCCGGGGCACGGGGCGGGGGGACCGGTCCCGGACAGCGCGGAGCACCCGGGGCCGGCCGCCGCAGAGGAGGCCGCCGACCGGCCCGCGCCCCTTCCCGACACCGAGCCGTGGGATCCCTTCCCCGGTGTGGCGTCGGAGAACGGCATGCAGGAGCCGGCCGCGGACGCGGCGGAGGAGTACGGCGAGGCGTCGCTGCGCGGCGCCCCGCAGCTCCCCGGCCCGGACGCCGGCCGGGAGGACGCGGACGAGGGGCGCGACCGCCCCCCGATCAACCTGGAGACCGCCGGGCTCGGCGCCTTCCGCTCCCGCCGCCGCTCGGCGGGCGGGATCCTCGGCGAGGGCGTCGCCCGCCCGGAGCCGGAGCACCGGGAGGTTCCGGCCGCAGAGCACGCCGTGCCCGAGCGGCCGGAGGCGGATCCCCCGCCGGCGGAGGGCCCGGAGCCGGACCTTCCGGCGGCGGAGCACCCCGCAGCGGAGGAGCAGGTGGCCGCCGCCGGGGCGCTGCCCGCGGACGGCTTCGGCCGGCGCGGATCGGTCCCGGTGGACCAGCCGGCGCCGGACGAGTACGGGCAGCCGGTGGCCGGCGGAGCGGCGGGCTGCCGCGAGCCGTACCGGGACGCCCGGCGGCCGCACCCGGAGGGCCCCGGGATGCCGGAGCGCCCGGTCCCGCAGCAGGCCCCCGCCGGCGGCGCCGACCGGCTCGGCGCGGCGGCCGGCGGGAACCGCGCGGGGCGGCCGGGCCGGGCCGGCAGCACCGGACGCCCGATCGAGCCCGGCCTGGCGATCCACGAGGTCCTGGGGCTGCCCGCCCCGGAGAGCGGCGGGTCCGGCACCGGGGGCTTCCGTCGCTCCGGGAGCAGCGCCCGGCGCCCGGCCGCGGCCGAGCCGCCCGCCGCGCAGGTGCCCGCGCCGCGGGACGCCCGCGGCGCCGAGCAGGCCCGGACCGGTGCGGCGCCGGCAGCCCTCCGGGCCGCCTCCCCGTGGAGCGGCCTGGGACTGGCCGGGGACGGGACGGTGCTCACCGCGGCGGCCGGCGACTGGGAGTACGCGGCTCCCTTCCCGCCCGGCCAGGGGCGGCCGGAGGAGGACGGCGCGCCGATCGACGGCAGGGGCGAGCTGGGGGCGAGCACCGAGCGGCCCGGCTGGCTGCGCCGGAACTGGCCGCTGGGGGTGGCCGCCTGCCTGGTCGCCGCCGCGGTGATCGCCGGGATCCGGGCCTGGCCGGAGGGCGGCATCCAGGAGGTGCGCGAGGCCGGCATCGAGCAGGACGCCGGGGAGCGGGCTGAGGAAGCGGCCGGCGAGGGGGCCGCGGACCGCGCGGAGGGCGCGGGCCGCGGTGCGGCCGAGGAGGGGGGCGCCGGAGCCGCCGGGACCGCCGCCAAGGAGCACGCCGCGCTGCGCGAGCAGGAGCCGCAGCAGGCCACCGACACCACGCAGGCCCGGCAGCGGGCCGAGGAGGTCCGGGTCGAGCTGCACGCGACCGAGCGCACCTGGGTGGAGGTCACCGACGCCCGCGGGGCCGTCGTCTACACCGGGACCGTCCCGCAGGGCGCCAGCCGGGAGTGGGCCGACGACGACGAGCTCAACCTCCACCTCGGCGACCCGTCGAGCGTCCGCGTCGCGGTCAACGGAGAGGAGCGGCAGAACGGCCGCCTGACCCGCCTCACCTTCCGGGCGGACGAACTCGCCCCGTGA
- the rimO gene encoding 30S ribosomal protein S12 methylthiotransferase RimO has translation MSSRRTVSLVTLGCARNEVDSEEIAGRLAAGGWDLVDGDAGGEADVVVVNTCGFIEAAKQDSIDALLSAADNGAKVVAAGCMAERYGSELAQALPEAQVIGFDDYTEIADRLDDVVAGRELVPHDPRDRRTLLPISPVERHGSDAHVPGHAAFEPLPDGVAPASGPRVPRKRLSGGPVANLKIASGCDRRCTFCAIPAFRGAYISRRPDDVLREAEWLAGQGVRELFLVSENSTSYGKDLGDLRALEKMLPRLAGVQGIERVRVSYLQPAEVRPGLIDVLTGTPGVVPYFDLSFQHASGPLLRRMRRFGDRERFLELLSTVRAKAPEAGARSNFIVGFPGETEEDFAELTAFLEEARLDAIGVFGYSDEDGTEAAGYQGKLPEEVVAERVDRLNRLAEELMAQRSEERIGTRVEVLIESEQGDGAYEGRAAHQAPEVDGSTVVHGSGLRIGDIVEATVTEAYGVDLVAEAPDERPDTR, from the coding sequence ATGTCATCGCGCCGTACTGTTTCGCTCGTCACCCTCGGGTGTGCGCGAAATGAGGTTGACTCCGAAGAAATCGCCGGCCGGCTCGCCGCCGGCGGATGGGACCTCGTCGACGGGGACGCCGGCGGGGAAGCCGACGTCGTCGTGGTCAACACCTGCGGCTTCATCGAGGCCGCCAAGCAGGACTCCATCGACGCGCTACTGAGTGCCGCGGACAACGGCGCGAAGGTCGTCGCGGCGGGCTGCATGGCCGAGCGCTACGGCTCCGAACTCGCCCAGGCGCTGCCCGAGGCCCAGGTCATCGGGTTCGACGACTACACCGAGATCGCGGACCGGCTGGACGACGTCGTCGCCGGGCGCGAACTCGTCCCGCACGACCCCCGGGACCGGCGCACCCTGCTGCCGATCTCCCCGGTGGAGCGGCACGGCTCCGACGCCCACGTCCCCGGGCACGCCGCGTTCGAGCCGCTGCCGGACGGGGTGGCGCCCGCCTCGGGCCCGCGCGTCCCGCGCAAGCGGCTCAGCGGCGGCCCGGTGGCCAACCTGAAGATCGCCTCGGGGTGCGACCGGCGGTGCACCTTCTGCGCCATCCCGGCGTTCCGCGGCGCCTACATCTCCCGCCGCCCCGACGACGTGCTCCGCGAGGCCGAGTGGCTGGCCGGGCAGGGCGTCCGCGAGCTGTTCCTGGTGAGCGAGAACTCCACCTCCTACGGCAAGGACCTGGGCGACCTGCGCGCGCTGGAGAAGATGCTGCCCCGGCTGGCCGGGGTGCAGGGCATCGAGCGGGTGCGGGTCAGCTACCTGCAGCCCGCCGAGGTCCGCCCCGGCCTGATCGACGTGCTCACCGGCACCCCCGGCGTGGTGCCCTACTTCGACCTGTCCTTCCAGCACGCCAGCGGCCCGCTGCTGCGCCGGATGCGGCGCTTCGGCGACCGGGAGCGCTTCCTGGAGCTGCTCTCCACGGTGCGCGCCAAGGCGCCGGAGGCCGGCGCGCGGTCCAACTTCATCGTCGGCTTCCCCGGCGAGACCGAGGAGGACTTCGCCGAGCTCACCGCGTTCCTGGAAGAGGCCCGGCTGGACGCGATCGGCGTGTTCGGCTACTCCGACGAGGACGGCACCGAGGCCGCCGGCTACCAGGGCAAGCTGCCCGAGGAGGTCGTCGCGGAGCGGGTGGACCGGCTCAACCGGCTGGCGGAGGAGCTCATGGCGCAGCGGTCCGAGGAGCGGATCGGCACCCGCGTCGAGGTGCTGATCGAGTCCGAGCAGGGCGACGGCGCCTACGAGGGCCGCGCCGCGCACCAGGCGCCCGAGGTCGACGGCAGCACCGTGGTGCACGGCAGCGGGCTGCGGATCGGCGACATCGTCGAGGCGACCGTGACCGAGGCCTACGGCGTCGACCTGGTCGCCGAGGCCCCCGATGAACGGCCGGACACCCGATGA
- a CDS encoding helix-turn-helix domain-containing protein gives MMVLLRHLLGDVLRRLRQRQGRTLREVSAEARVSLGYLSEVERGQKEASSELLSSICGALGVPLSQVLREVADQLALAELQEAALLSGSVPAESVSDGRLDIDQVPDRVPDVVDMVGV, from the coding sequence ATGATGGTCCTGCTTCGTCACCTGCTCGGTGACGTGCTACGGCGGCTTCGGCAGCGACAGGGCCGCACCCTCCGCGAGGTGTCGGCCGAGGCCCGGGTCTCGCTGGGCTACCTGTCGGAGGTCGAGCGCGGGCAGAAGGAGGCCTCTTCCGAGCTGCTCTCCTCGATCTGCGGGGCGCTGGGCGTCCCGCTCTCCCAGGTGCTGCGGGAGGTCGCCGACCAGCTCGCGCTCGCAGAGCTGCAGGAGGCCGCCCTGCTCAGCGGATCGGTCCCCGCCGAGTCCGTGTCCGACGGCCGCCTCGACATCGACCAGGTGCCGGATCGGGTCCCCGACGTCGTGGACATGGTCGGCGTCTGA
- a CDS encoding RrF2 family transcriptional regulator: protein MRLSARVDYALRAAAELAAASGGPVTAEQLARAQAIPGKFLENILTQLRRAGLVRSQRGPVGGYWLARSASEISLADIIRAVDGPLANVRGERPEDVDYDGAARSLQLVWIALRASERSILESVTLEHLSTGDLPGPVRRLAEDPEAWAS, encoded by the coding sequence ATGCGCCTTTCTGCCCGGGTCGATTACGCGTTGCGCGCCGCGGCCGAACTCGCAGCCGCCAGTGGCGGCCCGGTTACGGCCGAACAACTCGCGCGCGCCCAGGCCATACCCGGAAAATTCCTCGAGAACATCCTCACCCAGCTGCGCCGCGCCGGCCTGGTGCGCAGCCAGCGCGGGCCGGTGGGCGGCTACTGGCTGGCCCGCTCCGCCTCGGAGATATCGCTGGCCGACATCATCCGCGCGGTGGACGGCCCGCTGGCCAACGTCCGCGGTGAGCGCCCGGAGGACGTCGACTACGACGGCGCCGCCCGCAGCCTGCAGCTGGTCTGGATCGCGCTACGCGCCAGCGAGCGCTCCATCCTGGAGAGTGTCACCCTGGAGCACCTGTCCACCGGCGACCTGCCCGGCCCGGTGCGCCGGCTCGCCGAGGACCCTGAGGCCTGGGCCAGCTGA
- the pgsA gene encoding CDP-diacylglycerol--glycerol-3-phosphate 3-phosphatidyltransferase, which translates to MSAPESPSAPVPVFNIANILTMSRLVMVPLFVVFMFLPEPGWRYAAFAVFVVAAITDRVDGELARRRNLVTDFGKLADPIADKALTGAALVVLSLLGELWWWVTIAILVREWGITVLRFAVIRYGVMPASRGGKLKTVLQIVAIAVYLFPLPEPLHLVAHVIMAAALVVTLVTGADYVQQAIRLRRAARRDSDG; encoded by the coding sequence ATGAGCGCCCCGGAGTCGCCTTCCGCGCCGGTTCCGGTGTTCAACATCGCGAACATCCTCACCATGAGCCGGCTGGTCATGGTGCCGCTGTTCGTGGTCTTCATGTTCCTGCCGGAACCGGGGTGGCGCTACGCGGCGTTCGCGGTGTTCGTGGTCGCGGCCATCACCGACCGGGTCGACGGGGAGCTGGCCCGGCGCCGCAACCTGGTGACCGACTTCGGCAAGCTCGCCGACCCCATCGCGGACAAGGCGCTGACCGGCGCGGCGCTGGTGGTGCTCTCGCTCCTCGGGGAGCTGTGGTGGTGGGTGACCATCGCCATCCTGGTCCGCGAGTGGGGCATCACCGTGCTGCGGTTCGCCGTCATCCGCTACGGCGTGATGCCGGCCAGCCGCGGCGGCAAGCTCAAGACGGTCCTGCAGATCGTGGCGATCGCCGTCTACCTGTTCCCGCTGCCCGAACCGCTGCACCTGGTGGCGCACGTGATCATGGCCGCCGCGCTGGTGGTCACCCTGGTCACCGGGGCGGACTACGTGCAGCAGGCGATCCGGCTGCGCCGCGCCGCCCGCCGGGACTCGGACGGCTAG
- a CDS encoding ribonuclease J, with amino-acid sequence MSHPHPELGPPPPLAEGALRIVALGGLGEIGRNMTVFEYAGRLLIVDCGVLFPEEEQPGVDLILPDFDYIRDRLDDVEALVLTHGHEDHIGAVPFLLRERSDIPLVGSRLTLSLLSAKLGEHRIKPETVQVTEGERRSFGPFDLEFFAVNHSIPDALAVGVRTPAGNLLHTGDFKMDQLPLDGRLTDLPGFARYGAEGVDLLLADSTNAEVPGFVTSERDISPVIDKVFDKAEQRIIVACFASHIHRVQQVLDAAHAHGRKVAFVGRSMVRNMNIARDLGYLNVPGDLLVDVKSLDDLRPEEAVLVSTGSQGEPMSALTRMANRDHQIRIEEGDTVLLASSLIPGNENSVNRVINGLTRWGAKIVHKGNALVHVSGHASAGELMYVLNMVKPKNLMPVHGEWRHMRAHANIAKLTGMSDDRIVIAEDGVVVDLHKGRARITGAVPAGYVYVDGTSVGDVTESALKDRRILGEEGFISIVVAVDSTTGKILGDPEIHTRGSGIDADAYDEVLPKIADALERAAADGVTDPAQLRQLVRRGIGRWVNESYRRRPMIIPVVVEV; translated from the coding sequence ATGAGCCACCCGCACCCCGAACTCGGGCCTCCGCCGCCGCTCGCCGAGGGCGCCCTGAGGATCGTCGCCCTCGGCGGCCTCGGCGAGATCGGCCGGAACATGACGGTCTTCGAGTACGCCGGCCGGCTGCTGATCGTCGACTGCGGCGTGCTCTTCCCGGAGGAGGAGCAGCCCGGGGTCGACCTGATCCTGCCGGACTTCGACTACATCCGGGACCGCCTGGACGACGTCGAGGCCCTGGTGCTCACGCACGGCCACGAGGACCACATCGGCGCGGTGCCGTTCCTGCTCCGGGAGCGCTCCGACATCCCGCTGGTCGGGTCCCGGCTGACCCTGTCGCTGCTGTCGGCCAAGCTCGGCGAGCACCGGATCAAGCCGGAGACGGTCCAGGTGACCGAGGGCGAGCGGCGCTCCTTCGGCCCGTTCGACCTGGAGTTCTTCGCGGTCAACCACTCCATCCCGGACGCGCTGGCGGTGGGCGTCCGCACCCCCGCGGGCAACCTGCTGCACACCGGCGACTTCAAGATGGACCAGCTCCCGCTGGACGGCCGCCTCACCGACCTGCCCGGGTTCGCCCGGTACGGCGCGGAAGGCGTCGACCTGCTGCTGGCCGACTCCACCAACGCCGAGGTGCCCGGGTTCGTCACCAGCGAGCGGGACATCTCCCCGGTCATCGACAAGGTCTTCGACAAGGCCGAGCAGCGCATCATCGTGGCCTGCTTCGCCTCGCACATCCACCGGGTGCAGCAGGTGCTGGACGCGGCGCACGCGCACGGCCGCAAGGTCGCCTTCGTCGGCCGCTCCATGGTGCGCAACATGAACATCGCGCGCGACCTGGGCTACCTGAACGTCCCCGGCGACCTGCTGGTCGACGTGAAGAGCCTGGACGACCTGCGCCCGGAGGAGGCCGTGCTGGTCTCCACCGGCTCCCAGGGCGAGCCGATGTCGGCGCTGACCCGGATGGCCAACCGGGACCACCAGATCCGCATCGAGGAGGGCGACACGGTGCTGCTCGCCTCCTCGCTGATCCCGGGCAACGAGAACTCGGTGAACCGGGTCATCAACGGGCTCACCCGGTGGGGCGCCAAGATCGTGCACAAGGGCAACGCGCTGGTGCACGTCTCCGGGCACGCCTCGGCCGGCGAGCTGATGTACGTGCTCAACATGGTCAAGCCGAAGAACCTCATGCCGGTGCACGGCGAGTGGCGGCACATGCGGGCGCACGCCAACATCGCCAAGCTCACCGGGATGTCCGACGACCGGATCGTGATCGCCGAGGACGGCGTCGTGGTCGACCTGCACAAGGGGCGGGCGCGGATCACCGGCGCGGTCCCCGCGGGCTACGTCTACGTGGACGGCACCTCGGTCGGCGACGTCACCGAGTCGGCGCTGAAGGACCGCCGGATCCTCGGCGAGGAGGGGTTCATCTCCATCGTGGTGGCGGTGGACTCCACCACCGGCAAGATCCTCGGCGACCCGGAGATCCACACCCGCGGCTCCGGCATCGACGCCGACGCCTACGACGAGGTGCTGCCCAAGATCGCCGACGCGCTGGAGCGGGCCGCCGCCGACGGTGTCACCGACCCCGCCCAGCTGCGCCAGCTGGTGCGGCGCGGCATCGGCCGCTGGGTCAACGAGTCCTACCGGCGCCGCCCGATGATCATCCCGGTCGTCGTGGAGGTCTGA
- a CDS encoding CinA family protein, protein MGAAHLGEEARDALRALGARGLTLATAESLTGGMIGAAVTSVPGASAVYRGGVVAYATGVKAGLLGVDPGLLARHGAVHPDVAAAMAEGARSALAADTGLAVTGVAGPEPQDGMPVGRVYIAVATTGGRTAGLRLDLDGDRELIRFHTALSALSLLTSTITGEPGK, encoded by the coding sequence GTGGGCGCCGCGCACCTCGGCGAGGAGGCCCGCGACGCGCTGCGCGCCCTGGGCGCGCGCGGGCTGACCCTGGCCACCGCGGAGTCGCTGACCGGCGGCATGATCGGCGCGGCGGTCACCTCGGTGCCCGGCGCCTCCGCGGTCTACCGGGGCGGAGTCGTCGCCTACGCCACCGGGGTCAAGGCGGGCCTGCTGGGGGTCGACCCGGGCCTGCTCGCCCGGCACGGGGCGGTCCACCCCGATGTGGCGGCCGCCATGGCCGAGGGCGCGCGGAGCGCTCTGGCGGCCGATACCGGCCTCGCGGTGACCGGGGTCGCCGGCCCGGAGCCCCAGGACGGGATGCCGGTGGGCCGGGTCTACATCGCGGTGGCCACGACCGGCGGCCGCACCGCCGGCCTCCGCCTGGACCTCGACGGCGACCGGGAGCTGATCCGGTTCCACACCGCGCTGTCCGCGCTCTCCCTGCTGACCTCGACCATCACCGGCGAGCCCGGGAAATAA